In Ruminococcaceae bacterium BL-6, a genomic segment contains:
- a CDS encoding conserved protein of unknown function (Evidence 4 : Unknown function but conserved in other organisms), translated as MTFEGFTAAGVRCDLGIPVSVRINRGEDAPADDFTGLFPWGGADKPISRIRVAREGRLCFFGFVDEQAREFAEDGAMLKIVARSRAALLLDNEAMPQAYCAPHFSTVFRRHAAPYGFSRYEIPPGGKTGEFSVSKGMSEWQVLESFCCRYLGAVPRITRDDVFLAGVRPADGLVVFGGLSGGIPWTSLSIRRKDWERISDVFVQSKRGDYTTRVPDGETARMGIVRKRYLSASGGVSDADRVLAAARRRSFELELECPAWADAEPGTPAVVRGAPGGEISGLSVYQVSCSLTGEGERTAVVLRRER; from the coding sequence GTGACGTTCGAGGGCTTTACGGCCGCTGGGGTGCGGTGCGACCTGGGAATCCCGGTCTCCGTGAGGATCAACCGGGGAGAGGATGCGCCCGCGGACGATTTCACCGGCTTGTTCCCGTGGGGCGGCGCGGATAAGCCGATCTCCCGCATCCGGGTCGCGCGCGAAGGGCGGCTCTGCTTTTTCGGGTTTGTGGATGAGCAGGCCCGGGAGTTCGCCGAAGACGGGGCGATGCTGAAAATTGTGGCGCGCAGCCGGGCGGCTTTGCTGCTCGACAACGAAGCCATGCCGCAGGCGTACTGCGCGCCGCATTTTTCCACGGTTTTCCGGCGGCACGCCGCCCCTTACGGGTTTTCCCGGTACGAGATTCCGCCCGGCGGAAAGACCGGGGAATTTTCCGTATCGAAGGGGATGAGCGAATGGCAGGTGCTCGAAAGCTTCTGCTGCCGGTACCTTGGGGCCGTTCCCAGAATCACGCGGGATGACGTGTTTCTGGCCGGCGTCCGCCCCGCGGATGGGCTGGTCGTGTTCGGCGGTCTTTCCGGAGGGATCCCGTGGACCTCGCTGAGCATCCGGCGGAAAGACTGGGAGCGGATCAGCGACGTCTTCGTGCAGTCGAAGCGCGGCGACTACACGACGCGGGTACCGGACGGGGAAACCGCGCGGATGGGGATCGTCCGGAAACGGTATCTCAGCGCATCGGGCGGCGTTTCGGATGCGGACCGTGTTCTGGCGGCGGCGCGCCGCCGCTCGTTCGAGCTGGAGCTGGAGTGCCCCGCCTGGGCGGATGCGGAGCCGGGGACCCCGGCGGTTGTGCGCGGCGCGCCGGGCGGGGAGATTTCCGGTCTTTCGGTTTATCAGGTTTCCTGCTCCCTGACGGGAGAAGGGGAGCGGACCGCCGTCGTTCTTCGGCGGGAGAGATAA
- a CDS encoding LysM domain protein, which translates to MKLQPMKFRDFVWPHNPETLNISRRRSLKEWRLPFSGSVVQDCGAEKRVVEGEGRFYGPGCIRQFQKLSELLEDGKNGVLTLPEIPPFSARFVSLGMIGTAEPDSIGYRFVFWEDGKAAGTKEAAQGQVYRAAAGESLWRVAHRFSSSVDELAALNPQIRWPNLLEEGERVILP; encoded by the coding sequence ATGAAGCTTCAGCCGATGAAATTCCGCGATTTTGTCTGGCCGCACAACCCGGAAACGCTGAACATTTCCCGCCGCCGCAGTTTAAAGGAATGGCGGCTGCCGTTTTCGGGGAGCGTGGTGCAGGACTGCGGGGCGGAGAAACGCGTGGTGGAAGGCGAGGGCCGGTTTTACGGCCCCGGCTGCATCCGGCAGTTCCAAAAGCTTTCGGAGCTTCTGGAGGACGGAAAGAACGGGGTCCTGACCCTGCCGGAAATCCCGCCGTTTTCCGCGCGGTTCGTGTCGCTCGGGATGATCGGCACGGCAGAGCCGGATTCGATCGGCTACCGTTTCGTGTTCTGGGAGGATGGAAAGGCCGCCGGAACAAAGGAGGCCGCGCAGGGTCAGGTTTACCGCGCCGCTGCGGGGGAGAGCCTGTGGCGGGTCGCCCATCGTTTTTCGTCGTCGGTCGACGAGCTGGCGGCGCTGAATCCGCAGATCCGTTGGCCGAATCTTCTCGAAGAAGGGGAGCGGGTGATCCTGCCGTGA